A single region of the Malus sylvestris chromosome 8, drMalSylv7.2, whole genome shotgun sequence genome encodes:
- the LOC126631665 gene encoding pentatricopeptide repeat-containing protein At5g18475 — protein MNAMRVNKSQCRGFSSSPSTLSSSLPWISPLHFSRVKLHKPDPPPETTGTQTETRRKGKYISHESAINLIKRGRDPQHALEIFNMVSEQKGFNHNNATYGTILQKLAQSKKFKAIDAILHQMTYETCKFHEGIFLNLMRHFSKSSMHERVLEMFYAIQPIVREKPSLKSISTCLNLLIEANQVDLAQQFLTHLKKNFNFKPNTCIVNILVKHHCKNGDLDSAFEVLKEMKRSKISYPNLITYSTLLGGVCESGRLAEAMELFEEMISKDQILPDALTYNILINGFCHGGKVDRARKILEFMKSNGCNPNVFNYTALMNGLCKEKRLKEAREVFHEMMSFGIKPDTVGYTGLINCCCRTGKVNEAIELLKEMKERECKADTVTFNVILGGLCREGRIEDALEMLEKLPYEGVYLNKASYRIVLNLLCQKGELKKATALLGLMMGRGFIPHYATSNELLVRISEAGMAEEASMALFGLMEMGFKPLPDSWAVLVESICRERKLLSAFELLDELVVVEQD, from the coding sequence ATGAATGCTATGAGAGTGAATAAAAGTCAGTGCCGTGGGTTCTCATCCTCTCCCTCGACACTCTCATCGTCACTTCCATGGATCTCTCCTCTTCACTTTTCAAGAGTCAAACTTCACAAACCAGACCCCCCACCCGAAACCACAGGCACCCAGACAGAAACGAGGAGGAAAGGCAAATATATTTCTCACGAATCTGCCATCAACTTAATCAAACGTGGGAGAGATCCACAGCATGCCTTGGAAATATTTAACATGGTATCTGAACAAAAGGGTTTTAATCACAACAATGCCACCTATGGAACTATCCTCCAGAAGCTTGCTCAGTCCAAGAAGTTCAAGGCTATCGATGCAATTCTTCATCAAATGACCTATGAGACCTGCAAATTTCATGAGGGTATTTTCCTTAATCTCATGAGGCATTTTTCAAAATCCTCTATGCATGAAAGAGTGCTTGAAATGTTCTATGCTATCCAGCCAATAGTTCGAGAAAAACCCTCTCTCAAATCCATCAGTACTTGTCTCAATCTACTGATTGAAGCAAATCAGGTTGATTTGGCCCAACAATTTCTCACacatttgaaaaagaattttAACTTCAAGCCAAACACATGCATTGTCAACATCTTGGTTAAGCACCATTGCAAGAATGGGGATCTTGATTCTGCTTTTGAGGTTCTGAAGGAAATGAAAAGGTCCAAAATTTCATACCCTAATTTGATTACGTATTCAACTCTCTTGGGTGGTGTCTGTGAAAGTGGAAGACTCGCAGAAGCAATGGAGTTGTTCGAAGAAATGATCTCAAAGGACCAAATCTTGCCTGATGCCCTAACTTACAACATTTTGATTAATGGGTTTTGCCATGGTGGCAAAGTCGACAGGGCTAGGAAGATATTGGAGTTTATGAAGAGCAATGGATGCAATCCAAATGTATTCAATTATACCGCTCTGATGAACGGTTTATGCAAAGAGAAGAGATTGAAGGAGGCCAGGGAAGTTTTCCATGAAATGATGAGCTTCGGTATAAAGCCTGATACAGTTGGTTACACTGGTTTGATTAATTGCTGCTGTAGGACTGGGAAAGTGAATGAAGCTATAGAGTTGCTCAAAGagatgaaagagagagagtgcaAAGCTGATACCGTGACTTTCAATGTGATACTCGGAGGGTTGTGCAGAGAAGGCAGAATTGAGGATGCTCTTGAGATGCTGGAGAAACTTCCTTACGAGGGTGTCTATCTCAACAAGGCAAGCTACAGGATTGTGTTGAATCTCTTGTGTCAAAAAGGTGAATTGAAGAAGGCAACTGCGTTGTTGGGGTTAATGATGGGTAGGGGGTTCATACCACATTATGCAACTTCAAATGAGCTGCTGGTTCGCATTTCTGAGGCCGGAATGGCAGAAGAGGCGTCCATGGCTTTGTTTGGATTAATGGAGATGGGATTTAAGCCACTGCCTGATTCCTGGGctgttttggttgaatcaatCTGCAGAGAAAGAAAGCTTCTGTCTGCATTTGAACTTCTCGATGAGTTGGTGGTTGTAGAGCAGGATTAA